In a single window of the Ancylobacter polymorphus genome:
- a CDS encoding IclR family transcriptional regulator: MNQDVPTVRRRGRPSSATGTEGGGEVQSLDRAIALLEVLALSDGLTLSEVARAAELPTSTVHRLLTTLERRGLVGHDAATGLWMVGIGLFRVGSAYLRIRKLPEIARALLRELSHGVNETVNLSLIEGPHLVCVAQVESHAAVRAFFRIGGDLPIHASGGGKAILSAMNPEARRAWLGGDQLQRFTEHTHISRRALQADLAEIAERGFSIDDEEHTPGMRCVAAAVLDEWREPVGAISISAPTVRMPPERIADLGSRVREAARRLTTQYSGR, translated from the coding sequence ATGAATCAGGATGTTCCGACCGTGCGCCGCCGCGGCCGCCCTTCCTCCGCGACCGGAACCGAGGGCGGGGGCGAGGTGCAGTCGCTCGACCGCGCCATCGCGTTGCTCGAAGTGCTGGCGCTGTCCGACGGGCTGACGCTGAGCGAGGTGGCGCGCGCGGCCGAACTGCCGACCTCCACCGTGCACCGCCTGCTGACCACGCTGGAGCGGCGCGGCCTCGTCGGCCATGACGCGGCGACCGGGCTGTGGATGGTCGGCATCGGCCTGTTCCGTGTTGGCTCGGCCTATCTGCGTATCCGCAAGCTGCCCGAGATCGCCCGCGCGCTGCTGCGCGAACTCTCGCACGGGGTGAACGAGACGGTGAACCTGTCGCTGATCGAGGGGCCGCATCTCGTCTGCGTCGCGCAGGTGGAAAGCCATGCCGCGGTGCGCGCCTTCTTCCGCATAGGCGGCGATCTGCCGATCCACGCCTCGGGCGGCGGCAAGGCCATTCTCTCCGCCATGAACCCGGAGGCGCGGCGCGCCTGGCTCGGCGGCGACCAGCTGCAGCGCTTCACCGAGCACACCCATATCAGCCGGCGCGCCCTGCAGGCCGACCTTGCCGAAATCGCCGAGCGCGGCTTTTCCATCGACGATGAGGAGCACACGCCGGGCATGCGCTGCGTGGCGGCGGCGGTGCTGGACGAATGGCGCGAGCCTGTGGGGGCGATCTCGATCTCCGCGCCGACCGTGCGCATGCCGCCCGAGCGCATCGCCGATCTCGGCTCGCGTGTGCGCGAGGCGGCGCGCCGGCTGACGACGCAATATTCGGGGCGGTAG
- the frc gene encoding formyl-CoA transferase: MSKPLEGIKIIDFTHVQAGPACTQLLAWFGADVIKVERPGAGDVTRSQLRHVKDADALYFTMLNSNKRSLTLDTKTAQGKEVLTKLIKESDVMVENFGPGALDRMGFTWEHIQSLNPGMILASVKGFSEGHAYEDLKVYENVAQCAGGAASTTGFWDGPPTVSAAALGDSNTGMHLAIGILTALHQKVKTGKGQKVAVSMQDSVLNLCRVKLRDQQRLDALGYLEEYPQYPHGEFSDVVPRGGNAGGGGQPGWVLKCKGWETDPNAYIYFTIQGHAWAPICKALGKPEWIDDPAYNTAEARQDKIFDIFAFIESWLADKTKFEAIDILRKFDIPCAPVLSMKEIANDPSLRKSGTVVEVDHPKLGKYLTVGSPIKFSDVEVEVTASPLLGQHTNEVLAQLGYSQEEIAAMHDAKAV; this comes from the coding sequence ATGTCTAAGCCCCTCGAAGGTATTAAGATCATCGATTTCACGCACGTTCAGGCCGGTCCGGCCTGCACGCAGCTTCTTGCCTGGTTCGGCGCCGACGTGATCAAGGTCGAGCGCCCCGGCGCGGGCGATGTCACGCGCTCGCAGCTGCGTCATGTCAAGGACGCCGACGCGCTGTACTTCACCATGCTGAACTCCAACAAGCGTTCGCTGACGCTCGACACCAAGACGGCGCAGGGCAAGGAAGTCCTGACCAAGCTGATCAAGGAGTCGGACGTGATGGTCGAGAATTTCGGCCCCGGCGCGCTCGACCGCATGGGTTTCACCTGGGAGCACATCCAGTCGCTCAACCCGGGCATGATCCTCGCTTCGGTGAAGGGCTTCTCGGAAGGCCACGCCTATGAGGACCTGAAGGTCTACGAGAACGTCGCGCAGTGCGCGGGCGGTGCCGCCTCCACCACCGGCTTCTGGGATGGCCCCCCGACCGTGTCGGCCGCCGCTCTCGGCGATTCCAACACCGGCATGCACCTCGCCATCGGCATCCTGACCGCGCTGCACCAGAAGGTGAAGACCGGCAAGGGCCAGAAGGTCGCCGTGTCGATGCAGGATTCGGTGCTCAACCTCTGCCGCGTCAAGCTGCGTGACCAGCAGCGCCTCGACGCCCTCGGCTATCTCGAAGAATATCCGCAGTACCCGCATGGCGAGTTCTCGGATGTCGTTCCGCGCGGCGGCAATGCCGGCGGCGGCGGCCAGCCGGGCTGGGTGCTGAAGTGCAAGGGCTGGGAGACCGACCCGAACGCCTACATCTACTTCACCATTCAGGGCCATGCCTGGGCGCCGATCTGTAAGGCGCTGGGCAAGCCGGAGTGGATTGACGATCCGGCCTACAACACCGCCGAAGCCCGTCAGGACAAGATCTTCGACATCTTCGCCTTCATCGAGTCCTGGCTCGCCGACAAGACGAAGTTCGAAGCCATCGACATCCTGCGCAAGTTCGACATCCCCTGCGCCCCGGTGCTGTCGATGAAGGAAATCGCCAACGACCCGTCGCTGCGCAAGAGCGGCACCGTGGTCGAGGTCGATCACCCCAAGCTCGGCAAGTATCTGACCGTCGGCTCGCCGATCAAGTTCTCGGACGTGGAAGTCGAGGTCACCGCCTCGCCGCTGCTCGGCCAGCACACCAACGAAGTGCTCGCCCAGCTCGGCTATTCGCAGGAAGAAATCGCCGCGATGCACGACGCCAAGGCGGTCTGA
- the frc gene encoding formyl-CoA transferase gives MGKALDGVRVLDFTHVQSGPTCTQLLAWFGADVIKVERPGEGDVTRAQLRDVPNADSLYFTMLNSNKRSITLDTKKPEGKKVLEELVKICDVMVENFAPGALDRMGFSWERIQELNPRIILASVKGFGPGPFEDCKVYENVAQCTGGSASTTGFRDGLPLVTAAQIGDSGTGLHLALGIVTALYQRTLTGRGQKVLCAMQDAVLNFCRVKMRDQQRLDRGPLREYSQFGEGFPFGDTVPRAGNDSGGGQPGRILKCKGWETDPNAYIYFITQAPVWGKICDVIGEPEWKTDPNYATPAARLPHLNEIFHRIESWTMAHTKFEAMEILNKVDIPCGPVLSMKEIAEDESLYATGTLVEIDHPTRGKYLTVGNPIKLSDNDVAVERSPLLGEHTEEILAEVLGLGGDEIERIKASGAVGAPVALAAE, from the coding sequence ATGGGCAAGGCATTGGACGGCGTTCGCGTCCTCGATTTCACCCATGTTCAGTCCGGCCCCACCTGCACGCAGCTTCTCGCGTGGTTCGGGGCCGATGTGATCAAGGTAGAGCGCCCGGGCGAAGGGGATGTCACCCGCGCCCAGCTGCGCGATGTCCCCAATGCGGACAGCCTCTACTTCACGATGCTGAACTCCAACAAGCGCTCCATCACGCTCGACACCAAGAAGCCCGAGGGCAAGAAGGTCCTCGAGGAACTGGTGAAGATCTGCGACGTGATGGTCGAGAATTTCGCCCCGGGCGCGCTCGACCGCATGGGCTTCAGCTGGGAACGCATCCAGGAACTGAACCCCCGCATCATCCTCGCCTCGGTTAAGGGCTTCGGCCCCGGCCCGTTCGAGGACTGCAAGGTCTATGAGAACGTCGCCCAGTGCACCGGCGGTTCCGCCTCGACCACGGGTTTCCGCGACGGGCTGCCGCTCGTCACCGCCGCGCAGATCGGCGATTCCGGCACCGGCCTGCACCTGGCGCTTGGCATCGTCACCGCGCTGTACCAGCGCACGCTGACCGGCCGTGGCCAGAAGGTGCTCTGCGCCATGCAGGACGCGGTGCTGAATTTCTGCCGCGTGAAGATGCGCGACCAGCAGCGCCTCGATCGCGGCCCGCTGCGCGAATACAGCCAGTTCGGCGAGGGCTTCCCCTTCGGCGACACCGTGCCCCGCGCCGGCAATGATTCCGGTGGCGGCCAGCCGGGCCGCATCCTGAAGTGCAAGGGCTGGGAGACCGATCCCAACGCCTACATCTATTTCATCACCCAGGCCCCGGTCTGGGGGAAGATCTGCGACGTCATCGGCGAGCCGGAGTGGAAGACCGATCCGAACTACGCCACGCCGGCGGCCCGCCTGCCGCATCTCAACGAGATTTTCCACCGCATCGAATCGTGGACCATGGCCCACACCAAGTTCGAGGCGATGGAAATCCTCAACAAGGTCGACATTCCCTGCGGCCCGGTGCTCTCGATGAAGGAGATCGCCGAGGACGAGTCGCTCTACGCGACCGGCACGCTGGTGGAGATCGACCACCCCACGCGCGGCAAGTATCTGACCGTCGGCAACCCGATCAAGCTGTCGGACAATGATGTCGCGGTCGAGCGTTCGCCGCTGCTGGGCGAGCACACCGAGGAAATCCTCGCCGAGGTTCTCGGCCTCGGTGGCGACGAGATCGAGCGCATCAAGGCCTCCGGCGCGGTCGGCGCCCCCGTGGCGCTGGCGGCGGAGTGA
- the oxc gene encoding oxalyl-CoA decarboxylase, producing the protein MSAVAQVIDVNAATETEQELTDGFHLVIDALKLNDIDTIYGVPGIPITDLGRMAQAEGIRVISFRHEQNAGNAAAIAGFLTKKPGVCLTVSAPGFLNGLTALANATTNCFPMILISGSSEREIVDLQQGDYEEMDQLAIAKPLCKAAFRVLHAADIGIGVARAIRAAVSGRPGGVYLDLPAKLFSQVMDADAGAKSLVKVIDAAPAQLPSPAAVTRALDVLKSAKKPLVILGKGAAYAQADEAIRSFIETSGIPFLPMSMAKGLLPDTHPLSAGAARSTVLKDSDVVVLVGARLNWLLSHGKGKTWGDAPKKFIQIDIEPKEMDSNVEIAAPLVGDIGSVIEALNEGIKSGWTAPSQEWIGAINARKEVNISKMSQRLLKNSTPMDFHSALGALKQVIKERPDAILVNEGANTLDLARGVIDMYQPRKRLDVGTWGVMGIGMGFAIAAAVETGKPVLAVEGDSAFGFSGMEVETICRYNLPVCVVIFNNNGIYRGTDTDPTGRDPGTTVFVADSRYDKMMEAFGGVGYHVTTPDELKRAVDEAMDSGKPTLINAVIDPAAGSESGNIGSLNPQSVVKKK; encoded by the coding sequence ATGTCCGCAGTCGCACAGGTTATTGACGTGAATGCCGCCACCGAGACCGAACAGGAGCTCACGGACGGCTTCCACCTGGTCATCGATGCGCTCAAACTGAACGATATCGACACCATCTACGGCGTGCCCGGGATTCCGATCACGGACCTCGGCCGCATGGCGCAGGCCGAAGGCATCCGCGTGATCTCGTTCCGCCATGAGCAGAACGCCGGCAACGCCGCCGCCATCGCCGGCTTTCTGACCAAGAAGCCGGGCGTGTGCCTCACCGTCTCGGCGCCGGGCTTCCTCAACGGCCTCACCGCCCTGGCGAACGCCACCACCAACTGCTTCCCCATGATCCTCATCTCCGGCTCCTCCGAGCGCGAGATCGTCGACCTGCAGCAGGGCGACTATGAGGAAATGGACCAGCTCGCCATCGCCAAGCCGCTCTGCAAGGCCGCGTTCCGCGTGCTGCATGCGGCCGATATCGGCATCGGCGTCGCCCGCGCCATCCGCGCGGCGGTCTCCGGCCGTCCCGGCGGCGTGTATCTCGACCTGCCGGCCAAGCTGTTCTCGCAGGTGATGGACGCCGACGCCGGCGCCAAGTCGCTGGTGAAGGTGATCGACGCCGCCCCGGCGCAGCTCCCCTCCCCGGCCGCGGTCACCCGCGCGCTCGACGTGCTGAAGTCGGCGAAGAAGCCGCTCGTCATCCTCGGCAAGGGCGCGGCTTACGCGCAGGCCGACGAGGCGATCCGCTCCTTCATCGAAACCTCCGGCATCCCCTTCCTGCCGATGTCGATGGCCAAGGGCCTGCTGCCCGACACCCATCCGCTCTCGGCCGGCGCCGCCCGCTCGACGGTGCTGAAGGATTCCGACGTGGTCGTCCTCGTCGGCGCCCGCCTCAACTGGTTGCTCTCGCACGGCAAGGGCAAGACCTGGGGCGATGCCCCGAAGAAGTTCATCCAGATCGACATCGAGCCCAAGGAAATGGACTCGAACGTCGAGATCGCGGCGCCGCTGGTCGGCGACATCGGCTCGGTGATCGAGGCCCTGAACGAGGGCATCAAGTCCGGCTGGACCGCCCCCTCGCAGGAGTGGATCGGCGCGATCAACGCCCGCAAGGAAGTCAACATCTCCAAGATGTCCCAGCGGCTGCTGAAGAACTCGACGCCGATGGACTTCCACTCGGCGCTCGGTGCGCTCAAGCAGGTGATCAAGGAGCGTCCCGACGCGATCCTGGTCAATGAAGGCGCCAACACGCTCGACCTCGCCCGCGGCGTCATCGACATGTACCAGCCGCGCAAGCGCCTGGACGTGGGCACCTGGGGCGTGATGGGCATCGGCATGGGCTTCGCCATCGCCGCCGCCGTGGAAACCGGCAAGCCGGTTCTGGCGGTCGAGGGCGACTCGGCCTTCGGCTTCTCCGGCATGGAGGTGGAGACGATCTGCCGCTACAACCTGCCGGTCTGCGTCGTTATCTTCAACAATAACGGCATCTATCGCGGCACCGACACCGACCCGACCGGTCGTGATCCCGGCACCACCGTCTTCGTCGCCGACTCGCGCTACGACAAGATGATGGAAGCCTTCGGCGGCGTCGGTTACCACGTCACCACCCCGGACGAGCTCAAGCGCGCCGTGGACGAGGCGATGGACAGCGGCAAGCCGACCCTCATCAACGCCGTGATCGACCCGGCCGCCGGCAGCGAAAGCGGCAACATCGGCAGCCTGAACCCGCAGAGCGTCGTGAAGAAGAAGTAA
- a CDS encoding GntR family transcriptional regulator: MSSKAVESKPWQSGENGLTIERLPAKESFKSKAYAALKEAITHMNIYGSSEPMLLDERDISERLGASRTPIREAVAMLEQEGLLRAVPRRGIMVVRRSKAEIIQMIEAWAALESMAARLATQRASDEAIAELRTLFKKFDLARIERDRCDEYSSANIAFHQALIRLSGSSLLVAMTENLFFHVRAIRHRTIFEMDRAQRSASDHLEIILALEARDADRAERLVRDHTLRLAEHVENHVDLD; encoded by the coding sequence GTGAGCAGCAAAGCCGTTGAGAGCAAGCCCTGGCAAAGCGGTGAGAATGGTCTGACCATCGAACGCCTGCCGGCCAAGGAGAGCTTCAAGAGCAAGGCCTACGCCGCTCTCAAGGAAGCTATCACGCACATGAATATTTACGGCTCAAGCGAGCCGATGCTGCTCGACGAGCGGGACATTTCCGAGCGTCTCGGCGCAAGCCGGACGCCGATCCGCGAGGCGGTCGCGATGCTGGAGCAGGAAGGCCTGCTCCGCGCCGTGCCCCGGCGGGGAATTATGGTGGTTCGCCGCTCCAAGGCCGAGATCATCCAGATGATCGAGGCCTGGGCGGCACTGGAAAGCATGGCGGCCCGCCTGGCCACGCAGCGCGCAAGCGACGAGGCGATCGCCGAGCTGAGGACGTTGTTCAAGAAGTTCGATCTGGCGCGGATCGAGCGCGACCGGTGCGACGAATATTCGAGTGCGAATATCGCGTTTCACCAGGCGCTGATCCGGCTGAGCGGCTCTTCGCTGCTCGTGGCGATGACGGAAAACCTGTTCTTCCATGTACGGGCCATCCGCCACCGCACGATCTTCGAGATGGACCGGGCGCAGCGTTCGGCCTCCGACCATCTGGAGATCATTCTTGCTCTCGAGGCGCGGGACGCGGACCGCGCCGAGCGTTTGGTGCGCGACCACACGCTCCGGCTCGCTGAGCATGTCGAGAACCACGTAGACCTAGATTAG
- a CDS encoding GntR family transcriptional regulator, which produces MRLNIAPLAANTSLRTLAYDAIKKAITEMDMYGQESEIRLDERQLSHDLGVSRTPIREALTVLEQEGFVRSVPRRGIFVVRKSKREIIDMIIVWAALESMAARLATSRASDRDLAELRDMFHDFEAEAPAEHMNEYSNANIRFHQTIIRLGGCAMIGEVTENLFIHIRGIRAVSVRQENRSERSLQEHRAIIAALVARDADLAERLVREHTLGLAAHVEKHGRFPS; this is translated from the coding sequence ATGAGGCTGAACATCGCGCCTCTCGCCGCCAATACGAGCCTTCGCACGCTGGCCTATGACGCCATCAAGAAGGCCATCACCGAGATGGACATGTATGGCCAGGAGAGCGAGATCCGGCTCGATGAGCGGCAGCTCTCCCACGATCTCGGCGTCAGCCGCACGCCGATCCGCGAGGCACTGACCGTCCTCGAACAGGAAGGCTTCGTGCGCTCGGTGCCGCGCCGGGGCATCTTCGTCGTGCGCAAGTCCAAGCGCGAGATCATCGACATGATCATTGTCTGGGCGGCGCTGGAGAGCATGGCCGCCCGGCTGGCGACCAGCCGTGCCAGCGACCGCGACCTCGCGGAACTGCGCGACATGTTCCATGACTTCGAGGCCGAGGCGCCGGCCGAGCACATGAACGAGTACTCGAACGCCAATATCCGCTTCCACCAGACCATCATCCGCCTCGGCGGCTGCGCCATGATCGGCGAGGTGACGGAAAACCTGTTCATCCATATTCGCGGCATCCGCGCCGTCTCGGTGCGGCAGGAAAACCGCTCGGAGCGCTCGCTGCAGGAGCACCGCGCCATCATCGCCGCGCTGGTCGCCCGCGATGCCGATCTCGCCGAACGACTCGTGCGCGAGCACACGCTGGGCCTCGCCGCCCATGTGGAGAAGCACGGCCGCTTCCCCTCCTGA
- the oxlT gene encoding oxalate/formate MFS antiporter, which produces MTSDATASINKKRWLQLVFGVICMCMIANMQYGWTFFVNPMQETHGWDRAAIQVAFSIFIVTETWLVPVEGWFVDKYGPRVVVLFGGLLCGLAWVINSYADTLTLLYVGAALGGIGAGAVYGTCVGNSLKWFPDRRGLAAGITAAGFGAGSALTVIPIQNMIKNQGYEAAFFYFGVGQGVVITLLALFLVAPKKEQIAAFAAKAVAKVSQSARDFAPKEMLSTPLFWVMYAMFVMMAAGGLMATAQLGPIAKDFGIADIPVSLIGITLPALTFAAAIDRVLNGLTRPFFGWVSDQIGRENTMFVAFAIEGVGIYALSVLGHNPVLFVILTGLVFFAWGEIYSLFPAMCGDAFGSKFATTNAGLLYTAKGTAALIVPFTSIITTMTGSWHAVFITAAALNIIAAVMALVVLKPLASAHGRRAAAQAAASKVVAAE; this is translated from the coding sequence ATGACATCTGACGCAACGGCATCCATCAATAAAAAGCGCTGGCTGCAGCTGGTGTTCGGCGTGATCTGCATGTGCATGATCGCCAACATGCAGTATGGCTGGACCTTCTTCGTCAATCCGATGCAGGAAACCCACGGCTGGGATCGCGCGGCGATCCAGGTGGCGTTCTCCATCTTCATCGTCACTGAGACCTGGCTGGTGCCGGTTGAGGGCTGGTTCGTCGACAAGTACGGCCCGCGCGTCGTGGTGCTGTTCGGCGGCCTGCTGTGCGGCCTTGCCTGGGTGATCAACTCCTATGCCGACACGCTGACCCTGCTCTATGTCGGCGCGGCTCTCGGCGGTATCGGCGCTGGCGCGGTGTACGGCACCTGCGTGGGTAACTCGCTGAAGTGGTTCCCGGATCGTCGCGGCCTTGCCGCCGGCATCACCGCCGCCGGCTTCGGCGCGGGCTCGGCGCTGACCGTGATTCCGATCCAGAACATGATCAAGAATCAGGGCTATGAGGCCGCCTTCTTCTATTTCGGCGTCGGCCAGGGCGTGGTGATCACGCTGCTCGCCCTCTTCCTCGTTGCGCCGAAGAAGGAGCAGATCGCCGCCTTCGCCGCCAAGGCCGTGGCCAAGGTCTCCCAGTCGGCCCGCGATTTCGCGCCGAAGGAAATGCTCTCCACCCCGCTGTTCTGGGTGATGTACGCGATGTTCGTCATGATGGCCGCCGGCGGCCTGATGGCGACCGCCCAGCTCGGCCCGATCGCCAAGGATTTCGGCATCGCCGATATTCCGGTGAGCCTGATCGGCATCACCCTGCCGGCGCTGACCTTCGCCGCCGCCATCGACCGCGTGCTTAACGGCCTGACCCGTCCGTTCTTCGGCTGGGTGTCGGACCAGATCGGCCGCGAGAACACCATGTTCGTGGCCTTCGCCATCGAGGGCGTCGGCATCTATGCGCTGAGCGTGCTCGGCCATAACCCGGTGCTGTTCGTCATCCTCACCGGCCTCGTCTTCTTCGCCTGGGGCGAGATCTACTCGCTGTTCCCGGCCATGTGCGGCGACGCCTTCGGCTCGAAGTTCGCCACCACCAATGCCGGCCTGCTCTACACCGCCAAGGGCACGGCGGCGCTGATCGTGCCGTTCACCTCCATCATCACCACCATGACCGGTAGCTGGCATGCGGTGTTCATCACCGCCGCGGCGCTCAACATCATCGCCGCCGTGATGGCGCTGGTGGTGCTGAAGCCGCTCGCCTCCGCCCATGGGCGCCGCGCCGCGGCGCAGGCGGCCGCGTCGAAGGTGGTGGCGGCCGAGTAA